A genomic window from Paraburkholderia phytofirmans OLGA172 includes:
- the maiA gene encoding maleylacetoacetate isomerase yields MKLYNYFRSSSSYRVRIACNLKGLQYEYLPIHLNRNGGEQFSEEFLSLNPQALVPVLDDGESRVSQSLAILEYLEETHPQTPLLPYASKDRAAVRELSQYIACEMHPLNNLRVLKFLTGTLGLDETQKQTWITHWLRTGLTALERQLSTSPTRGAFCFSDRPTIADCCFVPQAFNARRFGVDIAEYPTLATIERNCEALDAFRDAHPSRQPDTE; encoded by the coding sequence ATGAAGCTATACAACTATTTCCGCAGCTCGTCCTCGTATCGGGTTCGCATTGCCTGCAACCTGAAGGGACTCCAGTATGAGTATCTGCCAATCCATCTGAATCGAAATGGCGGTGAACAATTTTCGGAAGAGTTCCTCTCGCTGAATCCTCAAGCCCTTGTACCGGTGCTTGACGATGGCGAGAGCCGTGTCTCGCAATCGCTTGCGATCCTCGAGTATCTGGAGGAAACGCACCCTCAAACGCCGCTGTTGCCGTACGCATCGAAAGACCGGGCAGCTGTGCGCGAGTTGTCGCAATATATCGCGTGCGAGATGCATCCCCTGAACAATCTACGTGTGCTCAAGTTTCTGACAGGTACGCTTGGACTCGACGAAACGCAGAAGCAAACGTGGATCACCCATTGGCTTCGCACGGGGTTGACGGCCCTCGAGCGGCAGTTGAGCACCTCGCCGACGCGTGGCGCCTTCTGTTTCAGCGATAGGCCGACCATTGCGGATTGCTGTTTTGTGCCGCAAGCTTTCAACGCTCGTCGGTTTGGTGTCGATATTGCTGAGTATCCGACGTTGGCGACGATTGAACGGAACTGCGAAGCCCTCGACGCATTTCGGGACGCTCATCCGTCTCGACAGCCAGATACGGAATGA
- a CDS encoding flavin-dependent oxidoreductase — MKNDCDVLIIGAGVGGLTLALALHEAGIQCRIYEAAPEIKPLGVGINVLPHATRVLGRLGVNDRLAAKSVLTQEASFFNQYGQLIHSEAVGTAAGYDTPQFSIHRGDLQLTLMEVVLERLGADAIVCDRKCVGAESDAAGAQCNFVDAAGNASSVRSSVVVACDGLHSAIRKQFYPDEGAPRYSGINMWRGAVKWKPFLSGATMVRAGALVPGVGKMVIYPIRNNVDEAGNQLVNWVAELNAPQPAKRDWNGQGRLEEFYPAFEKWNFDWLDVAGMIKATTNVLEFPMVDQDPLPRWTFGRVTLLGDAAHPMVPRGSNGAGQAIIDADVLTAKFQKFGVNQVALDSYDDERRQATNAVVLTNRKAPPDKILQVVHERTGGQPFESIGEVISPQELTDITSQYKAVAGYTLDALKTAG; from the coding sequence ATGAAAAATGATTGTGACGTCCTGATCATCGGCGCCGGCGTTGGCGGTCTCACCTTGGCGCTTGCGCTGCACGAAGCAGGCATTCAATGCCGAATCTACGAAGCCGCTCCCGAGATCAAACCACTTGGCGTAGGCATCAACGTGCTGCCCCATGCGACGCGCGTACTTGGTCGACTCGGTGTCAATGACCGCCTGGCGGCGAAGAGTGTGCTAACTCAGGAAGCGTCGTTTTTCAATCAATATGGTCAACTGATTCATTCCGAGGCCGTCGGCACAGCCGCTGGATACGACACGCCGCAATTTTCGATTCATCGAGGAGATCTCCAGCTGACGTTGATGGAAGTCGTCCTTGAGCGACTTGGAGCTGATGCAATCGTCTGCGACCGCAAGTGTGTCGGGGCGGAGTCCGATGCGGCCGGCGCACAGTGCAACTTCGTCGACGCGGCTGGCAATGCAAGCTCCGTTCGAAGTTCCGTGGTAGTCGCGTGTGACGGCCTGCACTCGGCGATTCGAAAGCAGTTCTACCCTGATGAAGGTGCTCCGCGATATTCCGGTATCAACATGTGGCGGGGTGCCGTGAAATGGAAGCCGTTCCTCAGCGGCGCGACGATGGTACGGGCCGGCGCACTCGTTCCGGGTGTGGGCAAGATGGTCATCTATCCGATTCGCAACAACGTCGACGAAGCCGGCAATCAGCTTGTCAACTGGGTGGCGGAACTGAATGCTCCGCAGCCCGCGAAGCGGGACTGGAACGGGCAAGGCCGCCTCGAGGAGTTTTATCCGGCATTCGAGAAATGGAACTTCGACTGGCTTGATGTTGCCGGGATGATCAAGGCAACCACCAATGTGCTCGAGTTCCCAATGGTTGACCAGGACCCATTGCCGCGCTGGACATTCGGTCGAGTGACTCTTTTGGGCGATGCAGCACACCCGATGGTTCCACGCGGCTCCAACGGCGCCGGCCAGGCAATCATTGACGCTGACGTGTTGACCGCCAAATTCCAGAAATTTGGCGTCAATCAAGTAGCGCTGGATTCATACGACGACGAGCGTCGCCAGGCGACCAACGCTGTCGTGCTTACGAACCGCAAAGCTCCGCCCGACAAAATCCTCCAAGTAGTCCATGAAAGGACTGGCGGTCAGCCGTTCGAGTCAATCGGTGAGGTGATTTCACCGCAGGAATTGACCGACATCACGAGCCAGTACAAAGCCGTCGCAGGCTACACGCTTGATGCACTGAAGACGGCCGGCTGA
- the gtdA gene encoding gentisate 1,2-dioxygenase — protein sequence MNISTEVGISRKAFYDEIRDINLSPLWEALHNLVPSKPNGQCVPELWKWADVAPHIERAGRLITAEEAVRRVLVLENPALPGQYSVTNSLYAGLQLILPGETAPPHRHVQSALRFIVDGKGAYTAVDGERTTMSPGDFIITPSWTWHDHGNEGIDGDIQPVVWLDGLDIPMVRFFDAGFQESSDERSQTVTRAEGNSFAKFGYNMAPVNHRVSSATSPIFSYPYERTREALDTLYRQLEIDLWHGVKLRYVNPATGGWPMPTIGTFMQLIPRGFRTKPFRSTDGAVFSVVEGKGRVKVGEKVFEFGPKDHFVIPSWHTYSFEADEELVLFSFSDRPVQVALDILREERLEP from the coding sequence ATGAATATTTCGACAGAAGTCGGCATATCCCGGAAAGCGTTCTACGACGAAATCCGGGACATCAATCTGAGTCCGCTGTGGGAGGCTCTGCATAACCTCGTTCCGTCGAAGCCGAATGGGCAGTGCGTGCCGGAACTGTGGAAATGGGCCGATGTAGCGCCTCACATTGAACGCGCTGGGCGGCTCATCACGGCGGAAGAGGCTGTCCGCCGGGTTTTGGTGCTGGAGAATCCGGCATTACCGGGCCAGTACAGTGTGACGAATTCCTTGTATGCGGGGCTGCAACTGATTCTCCCGGGCGAAACCGCTCCGCCACATCGGCACGTACAGAGCGCGTTGCGATTCATTGTGGATGGCAAAGGCGCTTATACAGCGGTAGACGGCGAGCGGACCACGATGTCGCCAGGGGACTTCATCATTACACCGAGCTGGACCTGGCACGACCACGGGAACGAGGGTATTGACGGCGACATTCAACCTGTAGTGTGGCTTGACGGGTTGGATATACCGATGGTCCGATTCTTCGACGCTGGATTCCAGGAGAGTAGCGACGAACGTTCGCAAACGGTTACGCGAGCCGAAGGAAACTCGTTTGCGAAGTTCGGTTACAACATGGCGCCGGTGAACCATCGCGTGTCCAGTGCAACATCGCCGATCTTTAGCTACCCGTATGAGCGTACGCGAGAGGCGCTTGACACGTTGTACCGCCAGCTTGAGATCGATTTGTGGCACGGGGTCAAGTTGCGATACGTCAATCCGGCAACTGGCGGCTGGCCCATGCCCACCATTGGGACATTCATGCAGTTGATCCCGAGGGGGTTCAGAACCAAGCCATTCCGCTCGACAGATGGAGCAGTATTTTCCGTGGTCGAAGGGAAAGGTCGCGTCAAGGTCGGCGAAAAGGTCTTTGAGTTCGGCCCCAAGGACCATTTTGTGATCCCCTCCTGGCATACGTACAGTTTCGAGGCAGACGAGGAGTTGGTCTTGTTCAGCTTCTCGGATCGTCCGGTACAGGTCGCCCTGGACATCCTGCGTGAGGAACGCCTTGAGCCTTGA
- a CDS encoding fumarylacetoacetate hydrolase family protein yields MSYLFSPSPTVGIPVLGGDQQFPVRRVYCVGRNYAAHAREMGFDPDREPPFFFCKPADAVVYVAAGETGSFPYPSETENCHYEVELVAAIGTGGKNISVESALSHVYGYALGLDMTRRDLQMEMRKMGRPWDIGKAFDFSAPIGPIVPADKVGDLAEATLTLDVNGERKQKAQIGQLIWSVAETVAYLSRYFELVPGDLIYTGTPEGVGPVVAGDTMVAGLSGFDDLSVKVV; encoded by the coding sequence ATGAGCTATCTGTTTTCCCCATCCCCGACCGTTGGCATTCCTGTTCTCGGCGGCGATCAACAATTCCCCGTTCGACGTGTCTATTGTGTCGGTCGTAACTATGCCGCGCATGCTCGGGAGATGGGCTTTGATCCTGACCGTGAACCGCCGTTCTTCTTTTGCAAGCCAGCCGACGCGGTCGTGTACGTGGCAGCGGGGGAAACAGGCTCCTTTCCCTATCCGTCAGAGACCGAGAATTGTCACTACGAGGTTGAACTCGTGGCGGCAATCGGCACCGGTGGGAAAAACATTTCTGTGGAATCTGCTCTTTCGCATGTCTATGGCTATGCGCTCGGCCTCGACATGACACGGCGTGATTTGCAGATGGAGATGCGCAAAATGGGACGTCCTTGGGATATTGGCAAGGCGTTCGATTTCTCGGCGCCGATTGGTCCGATTGTGCCTGCAGACAAGGTTGGCGACCTCGCTGAGGCGACACTCACGCTGGATGTAAACGGCGAACGCAAGCAGAAGGCTCAGATTGGCCAACTGATTTGGTCCGTGGCGGAGACAGTCGCATACCTGTCGCGCTACTTCGAGTTGGTCCCGGGCGACCTCATTTATACTGGTACGCCCGAGGGAGTCGGTCCGGTCGTTGCCGGTGACACGATGGTTGCCGGCTTGTCGGGATTCGACGATCTGTCGGTCAAGGTCGTCTAA
- a CDS encoding MarR family winged helix-turn-helix transcriptional regulator, giving the protein MPTTRFERLIQNAGFHLMKAQRAEPDNSGDALEQLYSRPGFMIRRAHQISIDIFIEASRALDITPSQYGVMFVLRHSGPSSQIGIARLLGLDRSTTALVVKNLTERGYLTKAQSETDARKTEIMLSAEGRRVLRRADVLADRSKEALMAAFSKDEAAQFVSLLSKFVAHFNDTTRVSISNGASEVTLASET; this is encoded by the coding sequence TTGCCCACAACCCGATTTGAGCGGCTGATTCAAAATGCCGGTTTCCATCTCATGAAAGCACAACGAGCAGAACCAGACAATTCGGGCGATGCGCTCGAGCAGCTTTATTCCCGTCCTGGGTTCATGATCCGTCGCGCGCACCAGATTTCGATCGATATTTTCATCGAAGCATCTCGCGCTCTTGATATCACGCCAAGCCAGTACGGCGTAATGTTTGTGCTGAGACACTCCGGCCCTTCGAGCCAGATCGGCATCGCGCGTTTGCTCGGACTCGATCGTTCCACCACCGCGCTCGTTGTGAAAAATTTGACGGAACGAGGTTATCTGACGAAAGCCCAAAGCGAGACCGACGCGCGCAAGACGGAGATCATGTTGAGCGCGGAAGGTCGGCGAGTATTGCGGCGCGCCGATGTTCTGGCTGACCGCTCCAAGGAGGCACTGATGGCGGCTTTCTCGAAAGACGAGGCCGCACAGTTTGTGTCGCTGCTGAGCAAATTTGTAGCGCACTTCAACGATACCACTCGTGTGAGTATCTCGAATGGCGCAAGTGAAGTGACGTTGGCCAGCGAAACCTGA
- a CDS encoding transposase, which produces MPDISSTGSFASQPYDGEVPYVAAERPEISMLDFHLSDPEWERIKHLFPRSEPLRGRPPRDNRAILNAILWVQKTGEKWHRLPSCFPPQQTVYGKYLTWRQTGVLQQVFELLQVKPAE; this is translated from the coding sequence TTGCCTGATATTTCCTCGACCGGTAGCTTCGCATCACAGCCTTATGACGGCGAGGTGCCATATGTCGCTGCGGAGCGGCCGGAGATTTCAATGCTCGATTTTCATCTTTCCGATCCCGAATGGGAGCGCATCAAACATCTGTTTCCGAGATCTGAGCCGTTGCGCGGACGCCCTCCTCGCGACAATCGAGCCATACTGAACGCAATCCTCTGGGTACAAAAGACAGGCGAAAAATGGCATAGACTGCCCTCCTGTTTTCCGCCACAGCAAACAGTCTATGGAAAGTACTTAACGTGGCGGCAAACAGGCGTGCTTCAACAGGTATTTGAACTACTGCAAGTGAAACCTGCCGAGTGA
- a CDS encoding hydroxymethylglutaryl-CoA lyase, with translation MSSWNGNHQRIYMNEVGPRDGLQAEAAFVPTAEKISLVNALSRTGLNKIEVTAFVSAQAIPALRDAEIVMREIERAPGVKYAALVPNARGAERAIDGHADELNLVMSASESHNLSNLRMTREQSYRSLQQVSRLADAVKIPVNISLSCAFGCPMEGDVSEETVLEWSSRFIEETGAHGVTLCDTTGMAYPGQVARLTELFARRWPGIELTLHFHNTRGMGLANVLAAIDSGASRFDASVGGIGGCPYAPGASGNVCSEEIVHALELMGYDTGVNLEALTLASTRLPSLLGHDIPSQIVKAGRRLDLHPAPPDLPAIRERAVNRERLPETRR, from the coding sequence ATGAGCAGCTGGAACGGTAACCATCAACGAATTTACATGAATGAAGTCGGCCCTCGAGACGGCCTTCAGGCCGAAGCAGCCTTCGTTCCGACCGCAGAGAAGATTAGCCTCGTTAATGCTCTGTCCCGAACCGGTCTGAACAAAATCGAGGTTACTGCGTTCGTTTCCGCGCAGGCCATCCCTGCCCTGCGCGACGCCGAAATCGTCATGCGCGAAATTGAACGAGCACCCGGCGTCAAATACGCGGCGCTTGTACCAAACGCGCGAGGCGCAGAGCGGGCCATTGACGGACACGCGGACGAACTGAATCTGGTGATGTCCGCCAGTGAAAGTCACAATCTTTCTAATCTCCGCATGACCAGAGAGCAGTCATATCGTAGTCTTCAGCAGGTTTCCCGCCTTGCAGACGCTGTGAAGATTCCGGTCAACATCTCGCTATCTTGCGCGTTCGGCTGTCCGATGGAAGGCGATGTTTCCGAGGAAACGGTGCTTGAATGGTCGAGCCGTTTCATCGAAGAAACAGGCGCGCACGGCGTAACGCTTTGCGATACAACGGGTATGGCTTATCCAGGTCAGGTAGCGCGGCTGACGGAGCTGTTTGCACGGCGCTGGCCTGGCATCGAGCTAACACTGCACTTTCACAACACGCGTGGAATGGGTCTCGCGAACGTTCTCGCGGCAATCGACTCTGGTGCGAGCCGCTTCGATGCCTCGGTCGGCGGAATTGGCGGATGCCCTTATGCGCCGGGGGCCAGCGGGAATGTCTGCAGCGAGGAGATCGTGCATGCGCTTGAACTGATGGGCTACGACACCGGCGTGAATCTCGAAGCGTTGACTCTGGCGTCGACCCGCCTGCCCTCGCTGCTGGGTCACGACATTCCGAGCCAGATTGTCAAAGCAGGGAGACGACTTGATTTGCACCCTGCCCCGCCGGACCTTCCCGCCATACGGGAACGCGCGGTGAACCGCGAACGGCTGCCCGAGACACGCCGTTAA
- a CDS encoding CaiB/BaiF CoA transferase family protein, with protein sequence MSAQLPLPTSPAALQGVRVIEMGQLIAGPFAAKTLGEFGADVIKIESPGAGDPLRNWRMMKDGTSVWWQVQSRNKRSIALDLRTEEGQEIARKLIADADVLIENFRPGTLEGWGLGYEQLSAINPRLIMLRVSGYGQTGPYRDLPGFGVIGEAMGGLRHLTGEPGRVPVRCGISIGDTLAALHGTIGVLTALYHRDVNGGKGQVIDVALHEAVFNVMESLIPEHSAFGAVRDAAGSALPGIAPSNAYRCVDGFVLIAGNGDSIFRRLMVAIGREDLGSESDLANNAGRVARVAELDLAIETWTVKRTVATALKVLTAAGVPAGKVYTAKDIAEDPHYRARDMILRQVTRDGDAIDVPGIVPKLTGTPGSIRSSAPKLGDDTNEVLRQIGLSDQEISDLRAKGAVA encoded by the coding sequence ATGAGTGCCCAACTTCCCCTCCCAACCTCCCCAGCCGCGCTCCAAGGAGTTCGCGTGATTGAAATGGGTCAGCTTATTGCCGGCCCGTTTGCCGCCAAAACCCTTGGCGAATTCGGCGCGGATGTGATCAAGATTGAGTCTCCCGGGGCAGGTGACCCACTGCGCAACTGGAGAATGATGAAGGATGGCACGTCTGTCTGGTGGCAAGTCCAATCGAGGAACAAGCGCTCGATTGCACTCGACCTGCGCACGGAGGAAGGGCAGGAGATCGCTCGCAAGTTGATAGCGGACGCCGATGTGCTGATTGAAAACTTCCGCCCTGGAACGCTCGAAGGCTGGGGTTTGGGGTACGAACAGCTTTCGGCAATCAACCCTCGGCTGATCATGCTGCGCGTCTCCGGGTACGGGCAGACCGGCCCGTACCGTGACCTACCCGGTTTCGGTGTTATCGGCGAAGCAATGGGTGGCCTGCGTCATCTTACTGGTGAGCCAGGGCGCGTCCCCGTTCGCTGCGGCATTTCGATAGGCGACACGCTCGCGGCGCTGCACGGGACGATCGGCGTTCTGACGGCGCTGTATCACCGTGATGTCAACGGCGGCAAGGGACAGGTTATCGACGTCGCGCTGCACGAAGCGGTATTCAATGTGATGGAAAGTCTCATTCCTGAACACAGCGCGTTCGGCGCCGTCCGCGATGCGGCGGGCAGCGCATTGCCCGGCATTGCACCGTCGAATGCGTATAGATGCGTAGACGGCTTTGTTCTGATTGCCGGAAACGGTGACAGCATCTTCAGACGGTTGATGGTGGCTATCGGCCGCGAAGACCTCGGATCAGAGTCAGATCTCGCGAACAATGCGGGGCGCGTTGCGCGCGTGGCTGAGCTGGACCTGGCTATCGAGACGTGGACTGTCAAACGTACAGTCGCAACTGCCCTCAAGGTACTCACGGCAGCAGGCGTCCCGGCCGGCAAGGTCTATACGGCCAAGGACATCGCGGAAGACCCACACTATCGGGCGCGCGACATGATATTGCGTCAAGTGACACGGGACGGCGACGCAATCGACGTTCCGGGAATCGTTCCGAAATTGACCGGCACGCCAGGCTCCATCCGGTCCTCAGCGCCTAAGCTTGGCGACGACACGAACGAGGTGCTGCGCCAAATCGGGCTATCGGATCAGGAGATATCCGATCTCCGCGCAAAAGGAGCCGTAGCATGA
- the leuD gene encoding 3-isopropylmalate dehydratase small subunit has translation MQPFTQVNSPMAPLDRANVDTDAILPKQFMKSIRRSGFGINLFDEWRYLDHGEPGQDASTRQINPEFVLNLARYQGAQVLLTRDNFGCGSSREHAPWALSDFGIRALIAPSFADIFYGNCFKNGILPIVLEAATVQHLFDLAENHPGLRITVDLASQQVVPEGSDAIAFEIDAERKHRLLHGLDDVTLTLQQADRIRAYEQARRIDEPWLFG, from the coding sequence ATGCAGCCGTTTACCCAAGTTAATTCGCCAATGGCACCGCTCGACCGAGCGAACGTTGACACAGACGCGATCCTGCCGAAGCAGTTCATGAAATCAATTCGTCGCAGCGGGTTTGGAATTAACCTGTTCGACGAGTGGCGCTATCTGGATCATGGCGAACCAGGGCAGGATGCGTCAACCCGGCAGATCAATCCCGAGTTCGTGCTGAACCTCGCACGCTACCAAGGCGCCCAGGTGCTACTGACGCGTGACAACTTCGGCTGCGGCTCCAGTCGCGAGCACGCCCCGTGGGCCTTGTCGGATTTCGGCATTCGTGCATTGATAGCACCGAGCTTCGCCGATATCTTCTATGGCAACTGTTTCAAGAACGGCATTTTGCCAATCGTGCTGGAAGCTGCGACGGTACAGCATCTGTTCGACCTGGCGGAGAACCATCCTGGGCTTCGGATAACGGTGGATCTCGCATCTCAGCAAGTCGTTCCAGAAGGCTCAGATGCCATTGCGTTCGAAATAGATGCCGAACGCAAGCACCGACTGCTTCATGGCCTGGACGACGTCACATTGACGCTCCAGCAGGCAGATCGGATACGGGCATACGAACAGGCGCGCCGTATCGATGAGCCGTGGCTTTTCGGTTGA
- the leuC gene encoding 3-isopropylmalate dehydratase large subunit: MEHMNPPRTLFDKLWQRHVVTETVGGPSLLYVDRHLVYEVTSPQAFEALRISGRKAWRPETVLAAADHNVPTIASERVSVDSIADPMSRIQVRQLDINCNEFGITAYGLTNPNQGIIHVVGPEQGATLPGMTVVAGDSHTSTHGAFAALAFGVGTSEVEHVLATQCLSVAKMKSMLVRVDGQLPDGVTAKDLVLSLIGQIGTAGGTGYAIEFSGAAIQALSMEGRMTLCNMAIEAGARVGLIAVDDTTIDYINGRRFAPREENWDAAVAYWRTLVSDEGAHFDKVVEIDAGKVQPMVTWGTSPEMVTTVDGHVPYPSDEQDPVKRADMLRALAYMHLEPGTPVQTIALDKVFIGSCTNGRIEDLRAAAAVAKGKRVASNVHLALVVPGSGLVKAQAEAEGLDVVFKEAGFEWREPGCSMCLGMNDDRLGPGERCASTSNRNFEGRQGPGGRSHLVSPAMAAAAAIAGHFVDVRKRGS, translated from the coding sequence ATGGAACACATGAATCCGCCCCGCACGCTTTTTGACAAGCTGTGGCAACGGCATGTCGTTACCGAGACCGTCGGTGGCCCCTCACTGCTCTATGTCGACCGTCACCTCGTCTATGAAGTGACCAGCCCCCAAGCCTTCGAGGCACTTCGAATATCGGGCCGAAAGGCCTGGCGCCCGGAGACTGTATTGGCGGCGGCCGACCACAATGTGCCTACTATCGCGTCTGAACGGGTGAGCGTCGATTCGATTGCAGACCCGATGTCACGAATCCAGGTCAGACAACTCGACATCAATTGCAACGAGTTCGGCATCACCGCCTACGGCCTGACCAACCCAAACCAGGGAATCATTCACGTCGTGGGCCCTGAGCAGGGCGCGACACTGCCAGGCATGACAGTTGTGGCAGGTGATTCCCACACGAGCACCCACGGCGCTTTCGCAGCGCTGGCGTTTGGGGTTGGCACTTCTGAGGTAGAGCATGTGCTGGCGACCCAATGTCTATCGGTCGCGAAGATGAAATCAATGCTCGTGCGCGTCGACGGTCAGCTGCCCGACGGCGTCACTGCAAAAGATCTGGTCCTCTCGTTGATTGGACAGATCGGTACCGCCGGCGGCACCGGCTATGCAATCGAATTTTCAGGCGCAGCCATTCAGGCGTTGTCGATGGAAGGACGGATGACGTTGTGCAACATGGCGATAGAGGCAGGTGCCCGTGTCGGCCTGATAGCTGTTGACGATACAACCATAGACTACATAAATGGACGCAGATTTGCCCCGCGCGAGGAAAACTGGGACGCGGCCGTCGCCTACTGGCGCACGCTGGTCAGTGACGAAGGTGCGCACTTCGACAAGGTTGTGGAGATTGATGCCGGGAAAGTGCAACCGATGGTGACCTGGGGGACGTCCCCCGAGATGGTCACTACCGTCGACGGTCACGTTCCCTATCCGTCGGATGAACAGGACCCTGTCAAGCGAGCGGACATGCTGCGAGCCCTTGCCTACATGCACCTTGAGCCTGGCACTCCGGTCCAGACCATTGCGCTCGACAAGGTATTCATTGGCTCGTGCACGAACGGCCGCATAGAAGACCTACGTGCAGCTGCCGCAGTTGCGAAGGGCAAGCGAGTCGCGTCTAACGTCCACCTCGCACTTGTCGTCCCGGGATCGGGACTCGTTAAGGCTCAGGCAGAGGCCGAGGGGCTTGACGTCGTGTTCAAGGAAGCCGGTTTCGAATGGCGTGAGCCCGGCTGCTCAATGTGCCTGGGAATGAATGACGACCGCCTTGGTCCGGGCGAGCGTTGTGCTTCCACGTCGAATAGAAATTTCGAGGGTCGACAGGGACCCGGGGGGCGCAGCCATCTCGTGAGTCCGGCGATGGCGGCTGCCGCCGCTATTGCCGGGCACTTCGTCGACGTTCGCAAGAGAGGTTCGTAA
- a CDS encoding LysR substrate-binding domain-containing protein produces MNLHRLDLVSLSLFTLIVRSGSISKGAHLAHLAVAAASKRVADLEAAVGTELFERHSRGITLTAAGDALHRHAQRILGDVDLLAADLSDYAAGVFGVVKLWANTSAITQFLPTEIAAFTAANPDIRIELEEQNSELVTMAVANGRADFGIFADGIPTLGLQTIPYRKDRLALVVPYEHPLAAKKSISFDEALDFDFVSLARETSLAERLELATKSAGKRLKLRIQVRSFDAMCLMVAAGLGVAVLPEAAVRPHLRSMGLRKIKLTEPWAERQLMIGARDLTALQKPARLLIGHLVGDAPGAISPD; encoded by the coding sequence ATGAATCTGCATCGGTTGGACCTGGTTTCATTGTCGCTTTTCACGTTAATCGTGAGGAGCGGGAGCATAAGTAAGGGCGCACACCTCGCACACCTCGCCGTTGCCGCAGCTAGCAAACGCGTCGCCGATCTCGAGGCAGCGGTAGGAACCGAGCTTTTCGAGCGCCACTCGCGTGGCATCACGCTCACTGCTGCAGGCGACGCACTGCATCGCCACGCACAACGTATCCTCGGTGACGTTGATCTGCTCGCAGCGGATCTGTCTGACTACGCCGCCGGTGTCTTTGGTGTTGTCAAATTGTGGGCAAACACCTCTGCCATCACCCAGTTCCTGCCGACCGAAATAGCCGCCTTCACAGCTGCAAACCCCGACATTCGCATAGAACTGGAGGAACAGAATAGCGAGCTGGTCACCATGGCCGTGGCCAATGGCCGTGCGGATTTCGGCATATTCGCTGATGGGATACCGACACTTGGGCTACAGACCATTCCTTATCGGAAGGACAGGCTGGCACTTGTCGTCCCTTATGAGCATCCGCTTGCGGCTAAGAAGTCAATCTCCTTCGACGAAGCGCTTGATTTCGACTTTGTCAGCCTCGCGCGTGAGACTTCACTTGCAGAGCGACTTGAGCTTGCGACGAAATCCGCCGGCAAGCGGCTAAAGCTCCGAATTCAGGTGCGCAGTTTCGACGCCATGTGCCTCATGGTGGCGGCAGGTCTCGGAGTTGCCGTGCTGCCTGAAGCTGCGGTACGCCCTCACCTACGTTCTATGGGCTTACGAAAGATCAAACTGACAGAGCCTTGGGCAGAGCGCCAGTTGATGATCGGCGCGCGCGATCTCACCGCACTGCAAAAACCCGCGCGACTGCTCATAGGACATCTGGTTGGCGACGCGCCTGGCGCGATAAGTCCAGATTAG